A single region of the Chryseobacterium sp. 6424 genome encodes:
- a CDS encoding PQQ-dependent sugar dehydrogenase, giving the protein MKSLLVQVLPFCGIVILNSCSGNNTTATAPQEPSATVNTTLANPETAAPNSPEYQPAFAGQTRIKGVKTSTPYQVEILNTDLNKPWAIVDLPDGRLLITAKSGYFNIVSADGRNVSKVEGLPKVDDKGQGGLLDVALDPDFASNRMIYWSYSEHMSGGNHTAVAKGKLSADEKMIENPVVIFRATPSYDGDKHFGSRLAFDKDGHLFVSTGERSDMEMRPYAQRQDGYLGKILKITKDGKPAPGNPTLAGWKPEIYATGIRNPQGMAIDEKGQLWDAEMGPRGGDEINFIQAGKNYGWGDVTYGIEYSGKKINNGTTQKAGTEQPVYYWDPSISMSGIDFYKGNIGEWKNNMMIACLSGKKIIRLVIENNKVVGEEWLLTDQNDRIRDVLSAKNGHLYAVSDSGKLYRVAKN; this is encoded by the coding sequence ATGAAATCATTACTGGTTCAGGTTCTACCATTTTGTGGGATCGTTATCTTAAACTCCTGTAGTGGGAATAACACCACAGCTACAGCCCCGCAAGAGCCTTCGGCTACGGTAAACACCACTTTGGCTAATCCCGAGACTGCCGCGCCAAATTCACCGGAATATCAGCCTGCGTTTGCTGGGCAAACACGTATCAAAGGGGTGAAAACATCCACTCCCTATCAAGTGGAAATCCTGAATACTGATTTAAATAAACCCTGGGCTATAGTTGATTTGCCAGACGGTAGATTATTAATCACCGCCAAATCTGGTTATTTCAATATCGTTTCGGCGGACGGGCGCAACGTGTCGAAGGTAGAAGGTCTGCCCAAAGTGGACGACAAAGGGCAGGGTGGCTTGCTTGATGTAGCCCTTGACCCGGATTTTGCCTCAAACCGAATGATCTATTGGTCCTATTCAGAACACATGAGTGGTGGAAACCATACCGCTGTGGCCAAAGGTAAACTCTCTGCCGATGAAAAAATGATCGAAAACCCAGTTGTGATCTTCCGTGCTACCCCGTCCTATGATGGCGATAAACATTTTGGGAGCAGGTTGGCTTTCGATAAGGATGGCCACCTGTTTGTAAGTACCGGCGAACGATCAGACATGGAAATGAGACCATACGCGCAGCGGCAAGATGGTTATCTGGGTAAAATCCTTAAGATTACCAAAGATGGCAAACCTGCTCCCGGAAATCCTACATTAGCTGGTTGGAAACCCGAGATTTATGCCACCGGAATCCGAAATCCACAGGGGATGGCCATTGATGAGAAGGGCCAACTTTGGGATGCGGAAATGGGACCGCGAGGCGGCGACGAGATCAACTTCATCCAAGCCGGAAAAAATTATGGCTGGGGCGATGTGACCTACGGAATTGAATACAGCGGCAAAAAAATCAATAACGGAACCACACAAAAAGCTGGTACAGAGCAACCGGTTTATTATTGGGATCCTTCCATATCCATGAGTGGAATTGATTTCTACAAAGGTAACATTGGTGAATGGAAGAATAACATGATGATTGCGTGCCTCAGTGGTAAGAAAATTATCCGACTGGTGATTGAAAACAATAAAGTAGTAGGAGAAGAATGGCTTTTGACAGACCAAAACGACCGCATACGTGATGTATTAAGCGCTAAGAACGGCCATCTATATGCAGTATCAGACAGCGGAAAATTGTACCGCGTTGCTAAAAACTAG
- the aat gene encoding leucyl/phenylalanyl-tRNA--protein transferase: MVYLQKNEISFPDPGLMHSETGLMAIGGDLSPERLLFAYQLGLFPWFNEGEEILWWCPDPRFVLYPKEVKISKSMKKILRNGVFEFTENQCFTEVMESCKNINRKDQDGTWISGELIKSFSVLHLHGFAKSYEAWQDGELVGGFYGVQIGNLFCGESMFSKVSNASKACFLHFVQEHPELELIDCQIHSEHLERLGAKMISKKEYLEILKRNNES, encoded by the coding sequence ATGGTTTACCTTCAAAAAAATGAAATCTCATTCCCAGACCCCGGACTGATGCACTCAGAAACCGGCTTGATGGCTATTGGTGGAGACCTTTCCCCCGAAAGACTTCTTTTTGCCTATCAGCTTGGGCTTTTCCCATGGTTCAATGAAGGCGAAGAAATCCTTTGGTGGTGCCCGGATCCACGGTTTGTACTGTATCCTAAGGAGGTGAAGATCTCCAAATCCATGAAGAAAATACTGCGTAATGGCGTGTTTGAGTTCACGGAAAACCAATGCTTTACAGAAGTAATGGAGTCCTGCAAAAATATCAACCGTAAAGATCAGGATGGTACATGGATTTCTGGCGAACTGATAAAGTCTTTTTCAGTGCTTCATCTACATGGTTTTGCAAAAAGCTATGAAGCCTGGCAGGATGGTGAGCTTGTGGGTGGTTTCTATGGCGTACAGATCGGCAATTTATTTTGTGGAGAAAGCATGTTCTCGAAAGTTAGCAATGCTTCGAAGGCATGTTTTCTTCATTTCGTGCAGGAACACCCTGAACTTGAACTGATCGATTGCCAGATCCATTCTGAACATCTGGAGCGTTTAGGCGCAAAAATGATCAGTAAGAAAGAATATTTAGAAATTTTAAAAAGAAATAATGAATCCTGA
- a CDS encoding DUF2797 domain-containing protein: MQFTGQILKMTTQNGKPIQYFLNLSHDLIHMNQVIGRNIKIKHVGYECVNCSSDEKIYRMGFCKKCFFESPYASETIIRPELSTAHLGIGDRDLEVEQTIQLAPHIVYLAYTGEVKVGVTRETQLLTRWIDQGATFALPIAKTTNRYEAGMIEVALKKHISDKTNWKKMLEDDFEDDLDLADFREQIKEHFPDNYQNFYTMEHEMIRLDYPYEAPEKITSFTLDKSPEFEGVLRGIKGQYLSFEGGHFINIRGHEGYVIQLDISKDSQPQSLF, translated from the coding sequence ATGCAGTTTACAGGACAAATACTGAAAATGACCACACAAAACGGGAAACCTATACAGTATTTCCTAAACCTGTCGCACGACCTGATCCACATGAACCAGGTCATCGGCAGAAACATTAAAATAAAACATGTAGGCTATGAATGCGTAAACTGTAGCAGCGACGAGAAAATTTACCGAATGGGATTCTGCAAAAAATGTTTTTTCGAGAGTCCTTATGCCAGTGAGACCATCATTCGGCCCGAACTCTCTACCGCACATTTGGGTATCGGGGACCGCGATCTTGAGGTGGAACAAACCATACAACTGGCCCCGCACATCGTTTATTTAGCTTATACAGGCGAAGTGAAAGTGGGTGTTACACGTGAAACACAACTGCTGACGCGCTGGATCGACCAGGGTGCTACATTCGCGCTGCCTATCGCGAAAACCACCAACCGTTATGAAGCTGGGATGATTGAAGTCGCCCTGAAAAAACACATCTCAGATAAAACCAACTGGAAAAAAATGCTTGAAGACGATTTCGAAGATGACCTGGACCTCGCTGACTTCCGTGAACAGATCAAAGAGCATTTTCCCGATAACTATCAGAATTTTTATACCATGGAGCACGAGATGATCCGGCTGGATTATCCGTATGAGGCTCCTGAGAAAATCACATCCTTTACGCTAGATAAATCTCCGGAATTCGAAGGTGTTCTGCGCGGTATAAAAGGGCAGTACCTTTCGTTCGAAGGGGGCCATTTCATTAATATCCGTGGGCATGAAGGCTATGTGATACAGCTTGATATTTCAAAAGACAGCCAGCCGCAATCACTTTTTTGA
- a CDS encoding DUF3127 domain-containing protein, with protein MELQGTIKKITDIQTFASGFQKREMILLTEEQYPQPISIEFLQDKADLLNNYREGEKVKVSINIRGREWTSPQNEVKYFNSIVGWRVEKMDAGGFDEPTVARPAQNAPSGNTSAQSDVFAEDEDDLPF; from the coding sequence ATGGAATTACAGGGAACTATTAAAAAAATAACTGACATTCAGACTTTTGCGAGTGGCTTTCAGAAAAGAGAAATGATTTTGCTTACAGAAGAGCAATATCCACAGCCCATCAGCATTGAATTTTTGCAGGATAAGGCTGACCTTTTAAATAATTACCGCGAAGGCGAAAAAGTGAAGGTAAGCATCAACATCCGCGGTCGCGAGTGGACTTCCCCACAGAATGAAGTGAAATACTTTAACTCTATCGTTGGCTGGCGTGTCGAGAAAATGGATGCCGGCGGATTCGATGAGCCAACCGTTGCACGACCTGCGCAAAATGCCCCATCCGGCAACACCTCTGCCCAAAGCGATGTGTTCGCGGAAGATGAAGACGACCTGCCATTCTAA
- a CDS encoding CBS domain-containing protein, whose amino-acid sequence MFTKDYISKDYPAFNAGDAIEEANEIAREFGYSHIFIKKKGIYQGAISQSFLEESPEGPLSSLEIHYEKFAVLDDNNLLDTIKLFHTFNANVVPVINKEEQYQGYLSCDDIFNEFSKYALFSENGAVKIVQTSGRHYSMTEICKIIETNNGKIYGCFINAITDDYIQITIKFNAENASSIDETFERYGYSVVHKYYDDEKEDLLKDRFGFFQKYMQF is encoded by the coding sequence ATGTTTACCAAAGACTACATCTCCAAAGATTATCCTGCTTTCAATGCTGGTGATGCTATTGAGGAAGCAAACGAAATCGCCAGAGAATTCGGGTATTCGCACATATTCATCAAGAAGAAAGGGATTTATCAGGGCGCCATCAGCCAGTCTTTTTTAGAGGAAAGCCCCGAAGGACCGTTATCTTCCCTCGAGATCCATTATGAAAAATTCGCGGTGTTGGATGATAACAACCTGCTCGATACCATCAAACTGTTCCATACCTTCAATGCCAATGTAGTCCCGGTAATCAATAAAGAAGAGCAATACCAGGGCTATCTCTCGTGTGACGATATCTTTAATGAATTCTCCAAATACGCGCTTTTCTCTGAAAACGGAGCGGTGAAGATCGTACAAACCAGCGGCCGCCACTATTCGATGACGGAAATCTGTAAGATCATCGAGACCAATAACGGCAAGATCTACGGTTGTTTCATCAATGCGATTACGGATGATTATATACAGATTACCATAAAATTCAATGCAGAAAATGCCAGTTCTATCGACGAAACTTTTGAAAGATATGGCTACAGCGTAGTGCATAAATACTATGATGATGAAAAAGAGGACTTGCTGAAAGACCGTTTCGGCTTCTTCCAGAAATATATGCAGTTTTAG
- a CDS encoding S41 family peptidase has translation MNTKIYFSGLALLTLLLSACSRDNDPDPAPKNSGETNAVNDFVWKAMNSWYYWQSNVPKLADNFKNSAEYSSFINGKTPDGLFYSLLYDYGNTDRFSWIENNNNIVRASRIAEVEMLTGFDYAVYPKDNNGTNAVALVNYVVPGSSAANAGIKRGDIITRVNGTPLTFNNYQQLSEDQFTVTRAATATMTATALVTTDKAENIAITKTNIDENPVAHYQKYSYGGKNIGYLVYNGFKSDYNDELNAAFAKMKSDGITELILDLRYNGGGSLETAKALAQMVNGNYTNQPYVYLDFNAKHNDQDGMDYLSNTVKTYNIVNGYPEQTGQQNINSLNLSRIYVLVSFQTASASELTIISLNKYVPVITIGNETTGKFVGSITLYDSPASDYTSYSTRNTSHNWKLQPITFSYYNKDKDPNPSEGIVPNYEINPLRAINNIKEFGNTSDPELKKALELITGQTIKMKTEYPETYTGGKIRFQPKVAGGGLVIEDFESFKKSRK, from the coding sequence ATGAACACTAAAATATATTTTTCGGGTTTAGCGCTGCTTACCTTGCTTCTAAGCGCATGCTCCCGGGATAATGATCCGGATCCTGCACCAAAAAATTCCGGCGAGACGAACGCTGTAAATGATTTCGTTTGGAAGGCCATGAATTCTTGGTATTATTGGCAATCCAATGTCCCTAAACTTGCTGATAACTTCAAAAACTCTGCCGAGTATTCTTCATTTATCAATGGTAAGACACCAGACGGCCTATTTTACAGTTTGCTTTATGACTATGGAAATACCGACCGCTTTTCCTGGATTGAAAATAACAATAACATTGTACGCGCCTCGCGTATAGCGGAAGTTGAGATGCTGACAGGATTCGATTATGCGGTATATCCGAAAGACAATAACGGTACAAACGCAGTAGCATTGGTAAACTACGTGGTCCCCGGCTCTTCTGCTGCGAATGCGGGCATCAAGCGTGGCGACATCATTACAAGGGTGAACGGCACACCGTTGACATTCAATAATTACCAACAGTTATCCGAAGATCAGTTTACCGTCACAAGAGCGGCCACCGCTACAATGACCGCCACAGCATTAGTAACTACCGACAAAGCGGAAAACATCGCCATCACAAAAACCAATATCGACGAAAATCCTGTGGCGCATTACCAAAAATACAGTTATGGCGGTAAAAACATCGGGTATTTGGTATATAACGGTTTTAAATCTGATTATAATGATGAATTAAATGCTGCCTTTGCTAAAATGAAGTCGGATGGTATTACCGAACTCATCTTAGATCTGAGATACAATGGCGGTGGCTCGTTGGAAACAGCAAAAGCACTTGCCCAGATGGTAAACGGCAACTACACCAACCAGCCTTATGTATATCTCGATTTTAATGCGAAACACAATGACCAGGATGGGATGGATTATCTAAGCAATACGGTAAAGACCTACAATATCGTGAACGGCTACCCTGAGCAAACCGGCCAACAAAATATCAATAGCCTGAACCTTAGCCGGATTTATGTCTTGGTATCATTTCAGACCGCTTCTGCAAGTGAACTTACCATCATCAGTCTTAACAAATATGTTCCGGTAATAACCATCGGTAATGAAACGACCGGGAAGTTTGTAGGCTCAATAACGCTTTACGATTCGCCAGCATCAGATTATACTTCTTATTCAACAAGAAACACCTCGCATAATTGGAAGTTGCAGCCCATCACTTTCTCTTATTACAACAAAGATAAAGATCCTAACCCCTCAGAAGGGATTGTGCCAAATTACGAGATCAATCCTTTAAGAGCCATCAATAACATCAAAGAGTTCGGTAATACTTCAGACCCTGAACTGAAGAAAGCATTGGAACTCATCACCGGGCAAACCATCAAGATGAAAACCGAATATCCCGAAACATATACCGGTGGAAAAATCCGTTTTCAGCCGAAAGTTGCTGGCGGCGGCTTAGTGATTGAAGACTTCGAGAGCTTCAAGAAAAGCCGTAAGTAA
- a CDS encoding NAD kinase — protein sequence MRKAAIYSQKSDLDTFLYLSKFVSELEKRGIQAILYEEMATAMQFSKIFETFTGKEDLEEKRPEWFFTFGGDGTIVNSLMFVQDLEIPVVGVNTGRLGFLSSFSKEEVFHNLDNIIKGEVHVSRRSVIEIISPENAGFFPYALNDITVSRKETTAMITVDSYINDEFLNVFWGDGVIISTPTGSTAYSLSCGGPIITPNNNTFVITPIAPHNLNVRPLIVNDDVEIRLKVESRVPQYSLSLDSRLAHMETEVEITLRKAKFQILLIHPKNLSFYETIRQKLLWGKDKRN from the coding sequence ATGAGGAAAGCAGCAATTTATTCCCAAAAAAGCGACCTGGATACCTTCCTGTATCTGAGCAAATTCGTTTCCGAACTCGAAAAACGGGGCATCCAGGCCATTTTATATGAAGAAATGGCAACGGCTATGCAATTCTCAAAGATTTTCGAAACCTTCACCGGTAAAGAAGACCTGGAAGAAAAGCGGCCCGAATGGTTCTTTACCTTTGGTGGCGACGGCACGATCGTAAACTCCTTAATGTTCGTGCAGGATCTTGAGATCCCTGTTGTCGGGGTGAATACCGGCAGACTCGGGTTTTTATCAAGTTTCAGCAAAGAAGAGGTTTTCCATAATCTGGATAACATCATCAAAGGCGAAGTGCACGTGAGCCGGCGTTCGGTTATCGAAATAATATCGCCTGAAAATGCAGGGTTCTTCCCGTATGCGCTGAACGACATTACCGTTTCCCGCAAAGAAACCACCGCTATGATCACGGTAGACTCTTATATTAATGATGAATTCCTGAACGTTTTCTGGGGCGACGGTGTAATCATCTCCACACCCACAGGCTCCACAGCCTATTCCCTAAGTTGCGGCGGACCAATAATCACGCCCAACAACAATACATTCGTCATCACGCCTATTGCGCCACACAACCTGAATGTGCGGCCACTGATCGTAAACGATGATGTAGAGATTCGGCTGAAAGTAGAAAGCCGCGTCCCACAGTATTCGCTTTCATTAGATTCCAGACTCGCGCATATGGAAACCGAGGTGGAGATTACACTGCGAAAAGCCAAGTTTCAGATTTTACTGATTCATCCGAAAAACCTTAGTTTTTATGAAACCATCCGCCAGAAACTGCTTTGGGGCAAAGACAAAAGAAACTAA
- a CDS encoding DMT family transporter, whose translation MNPEKEKWVLLVLLSVIWGSSFILIKKSLAHFNPYEVGALRVLIAGIILLPLALMNIKKFPRKNLKWLLLAAVTGNFIPMFLFPIAETAVSSSIAGIINSMMPIFVILVGALFWNFGTTRRQVIGVLISFSGACILAFSGGEGGQLKLIPILLLLLATLCYAISTTTVKSKLNNIPAKILSAFVFSFVLIIPSAISLVFAGFFSDFKSDANLWAGLGYVSLLSIFGTGLAMMLNYRLLGISTPLFASTVTLLMPVVAIVWGLIDGESLTLLQAIGAIIILAGLIFLRAKNTATK comes from the coding sequence ATGAATCCTGAAAAAGAAAAATGGGTTTTACTGGTGCTGCTTTCGGTCATTTGGGGATCATCTTTCATCCTCATCAAAAAATCTCTGGCACATTTCAATCCTTATGAGGTTGGTGCGTTGCGTGTACTGATCGCCGGTATCATATTATTACCATTGGCACTGATGAACATCAAGAAATTCCCACGGAAGAACCTGAAATGGCTCCTTTTGGCCGCAGTTACCGGAAATTTCATCCCGATGTTTCTTTTCCCGATCGCGGAAACCGCTGTCAGCAGCAGCATTGCGGGCATCATCAACTCCATGATGCCTATTTTTGTCATCCTTGTTGGCGCCCTGTTCTGGAATTTTGGGACGACCAGAAGACAGGTGATCGGTGTTTTGATCAGTTTTAGTGGTGCGTGCATCCTGGCCTTTTCAGGAGGAGAAGGCGGACAACTGAAACTCATCCCTATTTTACTTTTATTGTTGGCCACCTTATGTTACGCCATAAGCACCACCACCGTGAAGTCGAAACTCAATAACATCCCAGCCAAGATTCTGTCAGCATTTGTTTTTTCATTTGTTTTGATCATTCCATCGGCTATTTCATTGGTTTTTGCCGGATTTTTCAGTGATTTTAAAAGTGATGCCAATTTATGGGCCGGCTTAGGATATGTAAGTTTACTTTCCATATTCGGTACCGGGCTTGCGATGATGCTTAATTACCGTTTGCTGGGAATCTCTACGCCGCTTTTTGCTTCTACCGTCACATTGCTGATGCCCGTAGTGGCGATTGTCTGGGGACTTATCGACGGGGAAAGTTTAACGCTGCTGCAAGCGATAGGCGCCATAATCATCCTGGCCGGGCTTATTTTCCTTCGTGCCAAGAATACAGCTACAAAATAA
- the accD gene encoding acetyl-CoA carboxylase, carboxyltransferase subunit beta, which produces MAFDWFKRKTKNITTSTEDKKDLPKGLWHQTPTGKIIEHEELKANNYVSPEDGFHVRIGSREYFSILFDDNKYTELDANVESVDMLNFKDTKSYSDRLKEVKAKTRLTDSIRNATGKVNGVDMVISCMDFAFIGGSLGSVMGEKIRRAVDYCIANRLPYMIICQSGGARMQEATYSLMQLAKVQAKLAQLSEEGLLYIAYLCDPTFGGITASFAMTADIIMAEPGALIGFAGPRVIRETIGKDLPEGFQTSEFLQEKGFVDFIVKRTEIKEKISKTVKLLVH; this is translated from the coding sequence ATGGCATTTGACTGGTTCAAAAGAAAGACAAAGAATATCACCACCTCAACCGAGGACAAGAAGGATTTACCAAAAGGGCTCTGGCATCAGACACCCACGGGTAAAATCATTGAGCACGAGGAACTTAAAGCAAATAATTACGTTTCGCCGGAAGACGGCTTCCATGTAAGGATCGGCAGCCGCGAGTATTTCTCCATCCTGTTTGATGATAATAAATACACCGAACTGGATGCGAATGTGGAAAGTGTGGATATGCTGAACTTCAAAGATACCAAATCGTACAGCGACCGCCTGAAAGAAGTAAAAGCCAAAACCCGGCTTACCGACTCCATCCGCAATGCTACCGGTAAGGTAAATGGCGTCGATATGGTGATTTCTTGTATGGATTTTGCGTTTATCGGCGGATCTTTGGGTTCGGTAATGGGCGAAAAAATCCGTCGTGCGGTAGATTACTGTATCGCGAACCGCTTGCCTTACATGATTATATGCCAGTCTGGCGGTGCCAGGATGCAGGAGGCCACTTATTCCCTGATGCAGTTGGCAAAAGTGCAGGCTAAACTTGCGCAACTTTCTGAAGAGGGCTTGCTATACATCGCTTACCTTTGCGACCCTACTTTTGGTGGTATCACAGCTTCGTTCGCGATGACGGCAGACATCATTATGGCAGAGCCAGGCGCGCTTATCGGGTTTGCCGGCCCGCGTGTAATTCGTGAGACTATTGGTAAGGATTTGCCTGAAGGCTTCCAGACATCCGAATTCCTACAGGAAAAAGGTTTCGTAGATTTCATCGTAAAACGTACAGAAATAAAAGAAAAAATCTCGAAAACGGTGAAACTACTGGTTCACTAA
- a CDS encoding acyl-CoA thioesterase has translation MDYEDKIKSSETHVFKVVFPNTTNHHNTMFGGKVMEMMDEVAFMTATRFARKSFVTVSCDRIDFKKPIPADTLVELIGKVKYVGNTSLKVNIEVFVEDMYQEIREKAVSGDFTLVAIDSNKKATKIFPN, from the coding sequence ATGGATTACGAAGACAAAATCAAATCCTCAGAAACACACGTTTTTAAAGTGGTTTTCCCTAATACCACGAATCACCACAACACCATGTTCGGCGGCAAAGTCATGGAAATGATGGATGAAGTAGCCTTCATGACAGCCACACGCTTCGCCCGCAAATCCTTTGTAACCGTAAGTTGCGACCGTATTGACTTCAAAAAGCCCATCCCTGCGGATACGCTTGTAGAACTAATTGGTAAAGTAAAATACGTTGGCAACACCAGCCTTAAGGTAAACATCGAAGTATTCGTAGAAGATATGTATCAGGAGATTCGGGAGAAGGCAGTTTCTGGTGATTTTACATTAGTGGCCATAGATAGCAATAAGAAAGCAACAAAGATCTTCCCGAATTAA
- a CDS encoding DUF6973 domain-containing protein, with product MKRAVKIIFNTLRTLSIGKILQLLKLCVPHPLLTLLAFYATIRSFVLAQKFFPQTSSKSGIGNAFRHALWTCLIMMYCCKVTSPKKALVFCKRMTDLHEDLFPNEKPDRMMDLHNNKVGMDLFMEMLQGIHRQFFETSFFIEKLFIKTKTARVMQDSDGDYGNELVYIEE from the coding sequence ATGAAAAGAGCCGTAAAAATCATCTTTAACACGCTTAGAACCCTCAGTATCGGTAAAATTTTACAGTTACTGAAGCTTTGTGTGCCTCATCCGCTCCTCACGCTGCTGGCCTTCTACGCCACAATCAGAAGTTTTGTACTCGCTCAAAAATTCTTCCCTCAAACAAGTTCCAAAAGCGGTATTGGCAACGCTTTCCGCCATGCTTTGTGGACCTGTTTAATAATGATGTACTGCTGTAAAGTGACTTCGCCTAAAAAAGCCCTTGTATTTTGTAAACGGATGACCGATTTGCATGAAGACCTTTTCCCGAATGAAAAGCCCGACCGTATGATGGATCTACATAATAATAAAGTGGGGATGGATCTCTTCATGGAAATGTTGCAGGGCATACACCGCCAGTTCTTCGAGACCAGTTTTTTCATTGAAAAACTGTTCATTAAAACAAAAACCGCCAGGGTCATGCAAGATTCCGACGGTGATTATGGTAATGAGCTAGTCTATATCGAAGAATAA
- the fbaA gene encoding class II fructose-bisphosphate aldolase, with amino-acid sequence MSRRFPAGVATGQLVTEIFNYAKENNFALPAVNVIGSSNINAVLETAAKLNAPVIIQFSNGGAAYNAGKGLSNDDQKAAIAGAVAGAKHIHTLAEAYGATVILHTDHCAKKLLPWIDGLMTANETFFAETGKSLYSSHMLDLSEEPIEENLDISCKYFERMAKMGMTLEIELGVTGGEEDGVDNSGVDSSKLYTQPDEVAYAYERLNAISPNFTIAAAFGNVHGVYKPGNVKLTPKILDNSQKYVQEKFGTAEKPVNFVFHGGSGSTVEEIREAIGYGAIKMNIDTDLQFAYTEGIRDYMTQNIEYLKAQIGNPDGDDKPNKKFYDPRVWVRKGEETFAKRLVQAFEDLNNVNTL; translated from the coding sequence ATGAGCAGACGTTTTCCGGCAGGTGTTGCCACAGGTCAATTGGTTACCGAGATTTTTAATTATGCTAAGGAAAATAACTTCGCGCTTCCGGCAGTGAACGTTATCGGTTCCAGCAACATCAATGCAGTGCTAGAGACTGCTGCCAAACTTAATGCCCCCGTAATCATACAGTTCTCTAACGGCGGGGCTGCTTATAATGCAGGCAAAGGACTTAGCAATGATGACCAGAAAGCGGCCATCGCAGGTGCGGTTGCCGGCGCCAAGCACATCCACACGCTTGCGGAAGCTTACGGGGCAACAGTGATCTTACATACAGACCATTGCGCGAAGAAACTTTTGCCGTGGATAGATGGTTTAATGACAGCAAATGAAACGTTTTTCGCAGAAACCGGAAAATCCCTATACTCCTCCCACATGCTTGACCTTTCGGAAGAACCTATCGAGGAAAACCTTGATATTTCCTGTAAATATTTCGAAAGAATGGCCAAAATGGGCATGACCTTAGAAATTGAGTTAGGCGTAACTGGCGGTGAAGAAGATGGCGTGGACAATTCTGGTGTAGATTCATCAAAACTTTACACACAGCCTGATGAAGTGGCATACGCTTACGAAAGATTGAACGCGATCTCACCCAACTTTACCATTGCGGCCGCTTTCGGTAACGTACACGGCGTTTACAAACCAGGAAATGTAAAACTTACGCCGAAAATCCTTGATAATTCACAGAAATATGTTCAGGAAAAATTCGGCACTGCTGAAAAACCGGTGAATTTTGTGTTCCACGGTGGCTCGGGTTCTACCGTTGAAGAAATTCGTGAAGCCATTGGTTACGGCGCTATCAAAATGAATATTGATACCGACCTGCAATTTGCCTACACTGAAGGGATCCGTGATTACATGACACAAAACATCGAATATCTGAAAGCACAGATTGGAAACCCGGACGGAGACGACAAACCGAATAAGAAATTCTATGATCCGCGCGTTTGGGTAAGAAAAGGAGAAGAAACATTCGCGAAAAGACTTGTTCAGGCATTTGAAGACCTGAATAATGTAAATACACTTTAA